Below is a genomic region from Candidatus Eremiobacteraceae bacterium.
CGATGACCACATCCGTCAGCAAGTAGATGAGCAGCGCCCACGGCGGAACGGTCGAGAGCAGGCCGATCGCGCCCGCTTGCCAGAGCGCATGGACGCCGAGATACGTGCCGAGATAGATAAGACAGAAGAGCGTGGCACCGGCGGTCAGCGCTGCGACGTGGATCGTTGAACTCGACCACTCGCGACGCACCGCAAGCGCACGAATGCGCAGCAAATCGACCGTGAGTAGGATCGACTGGAGTGCCAGACCGCGGCGGCGCGGAAATGAAACGACGGACAACTGCTTCACCGCCTGCCGGCGACGAAATTGGTAAGGCGGCTATCGACGGCCGCATCGGCCTTTCCGCCCGTGACGTGGAGAAAGACGTCTTCGAGCGTCGCGTCGCCTTGCAGGTCCCGCAATTCCTGAACGGTCCCCATCGCGGCGATCGAACCGCGATTGATGATCGCCACGCGATCGCACAAGGATTGCGCGATCTCCATGATGTGCGTGGACATCATGACGGCACAACCCGCTCGCGTCACGGCGCGCAAGATGTCTTTGAGAAGGCGGGCGCTCTTCGGATCCAGTCCGACGGTCGGCTCATCCAGGAAATAGATGCGCGGCTCGTGCAGCAGCGCGGCGCAGAGCGCCACTTTTTGCTTCATCCCGTGCGAGTATGCTTCGAGCAGTTCGCCGTCGTTCGCGCGAAGTTCGAAAAGATCGAGCAGTTCTGCGATGCGCGAACGTTTGCGCGACAGATCCAGTCCGTAGATATCGCCGACGAAGTTCAAGAATTCGACGGCTGTCAATTTCGGATAGAGGTTCGGCTCGTCCGGGACGTAGCCGAAGAGCCGCTTGGCCGCTTCGGGCCGCCGCACGACGTCGAAACCGCCTAAGAGCGCGCGTCCCGATGTCGGGCGCAGGAGCCCCGTCAGCATCTTGATCGTCGTCGTCTTTCCCGCGCCGTTCGGTCCGAGAAAACCAAAGATCTCGCCGGCCTCGACGGTAAAGGAAATGGAATTGACGGCGACCGTCTTGTCGAACCTCTTCTGAAGCCGCGAGACGTCGATCAGTGGAGCGCTCATCCTTTACAGTATCGGCGCAAGGCCGGTCCGGGACGCTCCCGCTTTGACCATGTAACGCCGGCTCATGGAATTTCGTCGTATGTTCGTTGCTCGTTGAAGCGGTCGGTCGGCCGCGTGCGCGCGGTCACTCTTGACGCTTTCACAGGACCAACGGACTACAATGCAAGGACAACTGGAGCGAGATTTTGCATCGGCGTCTGGGTATAGATTGAGCAGACGAGCAACTTCGAAAGCGAGTTACTGTTAGTGAAAGATCGTATCTTTCATTCCAGCGGCGATGGCACGGCCTCACGTGGCCACAAGAGTTGGTTCGCCGTGAAGACCGACGACCCCAGGGAACTAGCGATGCACCTCAAAGCGCTGCAGCCCGCCGAGATAAAGCGCCACTTCAAAAATGGCGACTTCGAAAAATGGCTGACGGATCTGTACAAACGACCCGATCTGGCTGAAGCGATTCGCCGGCTGCGCGCCACGTGGAACGGCGTGCAGAATCCCAGAGCGGAACTTGTCGCGGTGCTGGAATCGCGGCTGCACCGCGCGGGCTGACGAGCGGCGCTCGAGCGGCACGGAGCGCGGCGAAGTCAGATAGTATCAGAGCGGCTGACGCAGGGCGAACGTCAGTCGCTCTTCTCTTTTTACGAAATTCGAGTCGGAATAGGTGCGGCCGTCGCCGCGCGTCCCGGGGAAACACGCTTCCGGCGGCCAAGCCGTCGGCCAGGTACGCTTGATGCCGCATCGCAAATGGGAAATCGTCTCGTCCGAGCTTGTCGTCGACTCGCCCTGGTACACCTTGCGCCGCGACGTCTGTCGCCTACCCGACGGAACGCTGGTCGATCCGTATTTCGTGCGGGTTCACGACGGCTTCGCGGTGATCTTCGCGATGACGTCCGATGACCGAGTCGTGATGATCCGCCAATACAAGCATGGCTATGGCGACATCGTTCTCGAGCTTCCGGCCGGTGCGCTCGAACGCGGTGAAGATCCGCTCGCTTGCGCCGTTCGCGAGTTAGAGGAAGAGACGGGCTACGTCGCGCCGGCGCTCGAGCTGCTTGCGGAATTCGCTGCCGATCCCACGAGCTCTACCGGCAAGCTGTATCTGTTCTTGGGCCGGCATGCCGCACCCACCGGCCGCGCAGCGCCCGATGCGACGGAAAATATCGAAACGATGCTCGTGCCCGTGCGAGAGGTGCTCGCCCACGTGCGATCCGGAGAAGTATTCGTGCAGAGCCACGTCGCCGCGATATACACGGCCCTCGACCACCTCGGCTTGCTACGAACAGTGTGACGGGGCTGCTCTAAACGGGCATCAATCCACGTGTGCACGGCTCCGATCCAACCGGATGCCAGCGTTCACGACGAAATAGCCGATCTCCACGAGTAAGCCGGCGAGACGACGTCGCGCCGGCTTGCCCGGCTCAATCTGAAGCTGCGCAAGCCTCCCAGAATCAGCTTCCGCCATGAGCGCATCTCGGCGCTGATCGACCGCCGACGTCGAATATGTGTGCATGTGAACCCCCAAACGCGATCGCCGCTTCTCATCCGCGCAAGAACAATGGCGGGCCATAATGGCCCGCCATACATGATTCTATTTCGGTTGGTGTAGGATGAACGTGTTGCCTTCGGTGTCCTCACCGAACGCCATGTAGCACGCTTCGTTTGCTTCGATGTGCTCGCCGATCTTCGCGCCGCGCGTC
It encodes:
- a CDS encoding ABC transporter ATP-binding protein — translated: MSAPLIDVSRLQKRFDKTVAVNSISFTVEAGEIFGFLGPNGAGKTTTIKMLTGLLRPTSGRALLGGFDVVRRPEAAKRLFGYVPDEPNLYPKLTAVEFLNFVGDIYGLDLSRKRSRIAELLDLFELRANDGELLEAYSHGMKQKVALCAALLHEPRIYFLDEPTVGLDPKSARLLKDILRAVTRAGCAVMMSTHIMEIAQSLCDRVAIINRGSIAAMGTVQELRDLQGDATLEDVFLHVTGGKADAAVDSRLTNFVAGRR
- a CDS encoding NUDIX hydrolase codes for the protein MPHRKWEIVSSELVVDSPWYTLRRDVCRLPDGTLVDPYFVRVHDGFAVIFAMTSDDRVVMIRQYKHGYGDIVLELPAGALERGEDPLACAVRELEEETGYVAPALELLAEFAADPTSSTGKLYLFLGRHAAPTGRAAPDATENIETMLVPVREVLAHVRSGEVFVQSHVAAIYTALDHLGLLRTV